The DNA sequence CGAGGCGACCGGCTCGCCGTCGCTCACCGCGGCCGTCGCCGACGCCCGGACCAGGGTCAACGCCCTGCTGGACCGGATACCGCTGCTGCCGCCGAACCTGGCGCACTCCAACGAGCAGCACGAGCGGATCGTGACGCACATCGTGGCGGGCGAGCCGGAGGCCGCGCGGCGGGCGATGGCCGAGCACCTGGACGGCACGGCCCTGCTGCTGCGCGGCTTCCTGTCCTGACCTCAGTGCTCGGAGTCGCGTCCCGACGGGCGGTCCGGGCCGCGGTCGCCCCGGTCCCCCCGCTCACCGCGCTCGTCGAACCGCGAGTGACCGGGCCGGTCGGCCCCGACGCCGTAGCGGGGGTGGTGGTCCCGGTCGGCCAGCGCCACGATCCCGCCGCCGAGGACGAGCCCGAGCAGGCCGACGGCGACCAACTGGGTGGCCCGGTGCCGGACGACCCGGCCGACGACCGCACCCCTGCCGGGCGCGGTCGGGTGGTGGTCCTGCGCCGGTGCGGCCTGCTCGCTCGCCGCGGCGGTCGGCTGGGGGTCGGCGGGTGGTGGTCGGTCGGGTTCCGACATGGCGGACTCCTGCTCTTCGGTGCTGGTGAGCGCCATGGTGCGTGATCGACCTGAGGGGAACCTGATCGTCGGCTGTCCGCCGGCTGTGAACGAGATCGTCAGCAAGTGTTGACGGCGCCCATGCGTCAGCATATGTTGACGACATGGCTGCGATCGCCGATCTCGACCCGGCCGCGCACGGCGAGGACCCCGACGCCGGCCTGCGCGCCGTGGCCCGCCTGCGCCGCCTCGTGGAGCAACTGGAAGCCGAGCACGTCGCCGCCGCCCGTCGGGCCGGCTGGTCGTGGCGCGACATCGCCACCCGCCTGGGCGTCACCAAGCAGACCGTCCACCGCAAGCACGGCCGAGAGGACTGACCGGTGTTCCGAGGCGACCACCCCGACCTGAACCGCACCATGGACCGCGCGCTGCGACTGGCACGGGACCTCGGCCACCCGCGCACGGGCAGCGAACACCTGCTCGCCGCGCTCTCAGACGGCGCGTCAGCCGGTGGCACCGTCGCCGACGTCCTCGTCCGCCACGGCGCCACGCCCGCCGCCGTCCGGGACGCCGCGCACCTCGCCGCGCCCCTCGGTGCCGGTGGAGCCGCCGACCGCGCGCTGCTCGCCCCGCTCGGCGTCGACCTGGACCGCCTGCTCGGCCGCGGCGGGCCCGCGCTGGACCGCCCACCCGGCCGTGAGCCGCTGCTCCCGTTCGGCGCGGCGGCGGCACGGCGGCGCTGCGCCCGCCTCACCCCGCCGCTCGGCCTGGACGCCCAGGCGTCCTACTCGGCCTCGCTGGGCCTCGCCCTGGCCCGCCGCGAGCGCGAGCACCGCCCCGAGCACCTCGCCCTCGCCCTCACCGCCCTGGACCCCGGTGTCGCCTGGGTGCTCGAGACCGCCCGCGTCGACCGCGCCACCCTGCTCGCCGACCTGGCCGCGACCTTCCCGCCCCCGCGCCGCCACCCGCTGCTCACCGCCGAACGCCGGCTCGGCCACCGGGTCCGCCACCGCGACCTCGTCCGCCGCTACCAGCGCACCACCGGACGCGCCGTGACCTCGGCCGACGCGCTGCCCGCCCTCATCCGCGGCTGAGCGCCCGCCCGACCGGGTGATCCGCGGGACACCGGGGCGGCCGACCCGGTGCGCCGGAAAAGGACTCGGTGAGCACCGATAACATCAGGGTCGACGGACCTACCCACACCGAGGAGTCACCGTGTCCCAGCCACGTCCCGCAGCCGCTCTCGCCCCACCGCGCGTGGTGGTGCCGGCGGGGACTACCGCGGGGACGGCGGTGCGTGAAGCGGGGCTCCCGGGCAAGGGTCCGGACGCCGTCGTGGTCGTGCGCGACCCCGAGGGCCACCTGCGCGACCTGTCGTGGACGCCGCGGGTCGACGTCGAGGTGGAGGCGGTCGCCGCCGACACCGACGACGGCCGCAGCGTCATCCGGCACTCCGCCGCGCACGTGCTGGCCCAGGCCGTGCAGCAGCAGTTCCCCGAGGCCAAGCTGGGCATCGGCCCGCCGGTCAAGGACGGCTTCTACTACGACTTCCAGGTCGACAAGCCGTTCACGCTCGACGACCTCGCCGCGCTGGAGAAGCGGATGAAGGCGATCGTCAAGGGCGCGCAGCGGTTCGACCGCCGCGTGGTCGAGTCGGTCGACGCGGCCAAGTCCGAACTCGCCTCCGAGCCGTTCAAGCTCGAACTGGTGGACATCAAAGCCGAATCGTCCGACGCCGTCGTCGACTCCTCAGAGATCATGGAGGTCGGCGGCGGCGAGCTGACGATCTACGACAACCTCGACCCGCGCTCCGGTGAGCGGGTGTGGGGCGACCTGTGCCGCGGCCCGCACGTGCCGACGACCAAGCACATCCCGGCGTTCAAGCTGACCCGCGTGGCCGCCGCGTACTGGCGCGGCAACGAGAAGAACCCGCAGCTGCAGCGCATCTACGGCACGGCGTGGGAGTCGCAGGAGGCGCTGGACGCCCACCTGGAGCTGCTGGCCGAGGCCGAGCGCCGCGACCACCGCAAGCTCGGCGTCGAGCTGGACCTGTTCAGCTTCCCGGACGAGATCGGCTCGGGCCTGGCGGTGTTCCACCCCAAGGGTGGCGTCATCCGCAAGGCCATGGAGGACTACTCGCGCGCCCGGCACACCGAAGAGGGCTACGAGTTCGTCTACTCGCCGCACATCACCAAGGGCAACCTGTTCGAGACCTCCGGGCACCTCGACTGGTACCGCGACGGCATGTACCCGGCGATGCACCTCGACGCCGAGCTCAACGAGGACGGCACGGTCCGCAAGCCCGGCCAGGACTACTACCTCAAGCCGATGAACTG is a window from the Saccharothrix saharensis genome containing:
- a CDS encoding helix-turn-helix domain-containing protein — encoded protein: MAAIADLDPAAHGEDPDAGLRAVARLRRLVEQLEAEHVAAARRAGWSWRDIATRLGVTKQTVHRKHGRED
- a CDS encoding Clp protease N-terminal domain-containing protein; this translates as MFRGDHPDLNRTMDRALRLARDLGHPRTGSEHLLAALSDGASAGGTVADVLVRHGATPAAVRDAAHLAAPLGAGGAADRALLAPLGVDLDRLLGRGGPALDRPPGREPLLPFGAAAARRRCARLTPPLGLDAQASYSASLGLALARREREHRPEHLALALTALDPGVAWVLETARVDRATLLADLAATFPPPRRHPLLTAERRLGHRVRHRDLVRRYQRTTGRAVTSADALPALIRG
- the thrS gene encoding threonine--tRNA ligase; protein product: MSQPRPAAALAPPRVVVPAGTTAGTAVREAGLPGKGPDAVVVVRDPEGHLRDLSWTPRVDVEVEAVAADTDDGRSVIRHSAAHVLAQAVQQQFPEAKLGIGPPVKDGFYYDFQVDKPFTLDDLAALEKRMKAIVKGAQRFDRRVVESVDAAKSELASEPFKLELVDIKAESSDAVVDSSEIMEVGGGELTIYDNLDPRSGERVWGDLCRGPHVPTTKHIPAFKLTRVAAAYWRGNEKNPQLQRIYGTAWESQEALDAHLELLAEAERRDHRKLGVELDLFSFPDEIGSGLAVFHPKGGVIRKAMEDYSRARHTEEGYEFVYSPHITKGNLFETSGHLDWYRDGMYPAMHLDAELNEDGTVRKPGQDYYLKPMNCPFHDLIFKSRGRSYRELPLRMFEFGGVYRYEKSGVIHGLTRVRGMTQDDAHIFCTPDQVQDELKSLLSFVLGLLRDYGLDDFYLELSTRNPEKSVGSDEVWEKATEALRVAAEDSGLELVPDPGGAAFYGPKISVQARDALGRTWQMSTIQVDFNLPERFELEYTGPDGNRQRPVMIHRALFGSVERFFGVLTEHYAGAFPAWLAPVQVVGIPIADEHVDHLLAVAGQLKAKGIRVEVDASDDRMQKKIRNHTTQKVPFMLLAGGKDVEQGAVSFRFRDGTQINGVPVERAVQTVVDWVARRENASPTAELVQ